The following are encoded in a window of Nitrospirae bacterium CG2_30_53_67 genomic DNA:
- a CDS encoding alanine--tRNA ligase, whose protein sequence is MKGFEIRRRFLKYFEERGHTLFPSSPLIPRNDPTLLFTNAGMVQFKDIFTGEKPRSVPRAATSQKCMRAGGKHNDLENVGHTARHQTFFEMLGNFSFGDYFKEEAIGFAWDFLVRELGLPKERLWVSVFKDDEDAFGIWRNRIGIPAERVLKLGEESNFWAMGDTGPCGPCSEIYVDQGDDAGCGRPGCRPGCDCDRFLEVWNLVFMQYRKDESGILTPLPKPSIDTGMGLERITAVLQGVKTNYDTDLFQGIIGGICDLTGKAYGQDHACDTSTRVIADHIRALTFLIAEGILPSNEGRGYVLRRILRRAARHGKLLGLNEPFLYRLAGTVVDEMKQAFPDLLRARDHAASVVKNEEERFQNTLDQGLSILHDLIQKLTKQGKTLIPGKEIFKLYDTYGFPLDLTQDIAKDLGLSVNEAGFHEEMARQRERARASWKGSEEKGILPAFKSLSETCKTLFVGYDRTESESGVLSLIRDGVIKESVQAGEEIDMVLDSTPFYAESGGQVGDQGSLDWDGGSVEVIRTWRPAEGLIVHRVRVLQGSLKRGQKVSCRVDPGKRASAAHNHTATHILHAVLRHVLGDHVKQAGSLVEPERLRFDFTHFAPVHPRELERIEQLANEWIFRNAPVETEVKPLNEAISGGATALFGEKYGSEVRVVSIPELSKELCGGTHVQATGEIGLFKIRHEGGIAAGVRRIEAVTGIQAYEYFKSLEGEIRSLSEIVKESPGRIAPKVEKNLKERKDLLCEIGSLKRELAELRGGDIIDQIREVDGVKVLSHRADHLSPEELREHADRLRDRVGSGVVVAGSENKGKVALIAMVTNDLTRKIHAGNLIKEVARITGGGGGGRPDMAQAGGTDASKLDEALNKVFDLVHEQMTVTGKI, encoded by the coding sequence ATGAAAGGCTTCGAGATCCGAAGACGGTTTCTTAAATATTTTGAGGAACGCGGGCATACGCTCTTCCCGAGTTCACCCCTGATTCCCAGGAACGATCCCACGCTGCTCTTTACCAATGCCGGCATGGTCCAGTTCAAGGATATCTTCACGGGTGAGAAGCCGAGGAGCGTGCCCAGGGCGGCGACGTCCCAGAAATGCATGCGGGCGGGCGGGAAGCATAACGACCTGGAAAACGTGGGGCATACGGCGCGGCACCAGACCTTTTTTGAGATGCTGGGAAATTTTTCGTTCGGGGACTACTTTAAGGAAGAGGCCATCGGCTTTGCCTGGGATTTTCTTGTCCGTGAACTGGGCCTTCCCAAAGAGCGGCTTTGGGTGAGCGTTTTCAAGGATGATGAGGATGCCTTCGGGATATGGAGGAACAGGATCGGGATCCCCGCCGAACGGGTCCTTAAGCTGGGAGAAGAAAGCAATTTCTGGGCCATGGGGGATACAGGGCCGTGCGGCCCTTGTTCCGAGATCTATGTGGATCAGGGAGACGACGCCGGCTGCGGCCGTCCCGGCTGCCGTCCCGGATGTGATTGCGACCGGTTCCTTGAGGTCTGGAACCTGGTTTTCATGCAGTACAGGAAGGATGAGTCGGGTATCTTGACCCCTCTCCCGAAACCGAGCATTGATACGGGGATGGGGCTCGAACGGATCACAGCGGTGCTTCAGGGGGTCAAAACCAATTATGATACCGATCTGTTTCAAGGGATCATTGGCGGGATCTGTGACCTGACCGGCAAGGCCTACGGCCAAGACCACGCCTGTGATACATCCACCCGTGTGATCGCGGATCACATCCGGGCGCTCACCTTTCTGATCGCCGAAGGGATCCTTCCAAGCAATGAGGGACGTGGTTATGTGCTCCGGAGGATCCTGCGCAGGGCGGCACGGCACGGCAAGCTGCTCGGATTGAATGAGCCTTTCCTGTACCGGCTGGCCGGGACCGTGGTTGACGAGATGAAACAGGCCTTTCCCGATCTGCTTCGAGCGAGGGATCATGCGGCTTCCGTGGTCAAAAATGAGGAGGAGCGCTTTCAAAATACCCTGGACCAGGGCCTTTCGATCCTCCATGATCTCATCCAAAAGCTCACAAAGCAGGGGAAAACCCTGATTCCCGGAAAAGAGATATTCAAGCTTTACGATACCTACGGGTTTCCCCTGGACCTGACCCAGGACATCGCCAAGGATTTAGGGCTTTCCGTGAATGAAGCCGGTTTTCATGAAGAGATGGCAAGGCAGCGGGAACGCGCCCGCGCCTCCTGGAAGGGTTCCGAAGAAAAGGGGATTTTGCCGGCCTTCAAGTCTCTGTCTGAAACCTGCAAGACCCTCTTCGTGGGGTACGACCGGACCGAGAGTGAATCCGGGGTCCTTTCCCTGATTCGAGACGGGGTCATAAAAGAGTCGGTTCAGGCCGGAGAAGAGATCGATATGGTGCTCGATTCCACGCCTTTTTATGCCGAATCCGGCGGTCAGGTCGGAGACCAGGGAAGCCTGGACTGGGACGGGGGATCGGTTGAGGTGATCAGGACATGGAGGCCTGCCGAGGGGCTGATCGTGCACCGGGTACGGGTCCTGCAAGGTTCCCTGAAGAGAGGGCAGAAAGTCTCCTGCCGGGTGGACCCGGGGAAACGGGCATCTGCGGCGCACAACCATACGGCCACGCATATCCTGCATGCCGTGCTTCGCCACGTCTTGGGGGATCATGTCAAGCAGGCAGGGTCCCTGGTCGAACCTGAGCGTCTGCGTTTTGATTTCACACACTTTGCCCCGGTCCATCCTCGGGAACTGGAACGGATCGAACAGCTTGCCAATGAATGGATCTTCCGGAACGCCCCGGTTGAGACAGAGGTCAAGCCTTTAAATGAGGCCATATCCGGGGGGGCCACGGCCCTGTTCGGTGAAAAGTATGGGAGTGAGGTGCGCGTGGTTTCCATTCCGGAGCTTTCAAAGGAACTCTGCGGCGGGACGCACGTGCAGGCTACAGGCGAGATCGGTCTTTTCAAGATCCGGCACGAAGGAGGGATCGCCGCGGGTGTCCGAAGGATTGAAGCGGTCACGGGCATTCAGGCCTATGAATATTTCAAAAGTCTGGAAGGCGAGATCCGCTCCCTATCTGAAATCGTCAAAGAGTCTCCGGGACGCATCGCTCCTAAAGTGGAAAAAAACCTGAAGGAACGCAAGGACCTGCTCTGCGAAATCGGATCCCTGAAGAGGGAACTTGCGGAACTCCGGGGAGGGGATATAATAGATCAAATCAGAGAGGTTGACGGTGTCAAGGTCCTGTCGCACAGGGCGGACCATCTCTCTCCTGAAGAACTCAGGGAACATGCAGACCGGCTCCGGGACCGGGTCGGGTCCGGCGTGGTGGTGGCCGGTTCTGAAAACAAGGGTAAGGTGGCCTTGATTGCCATGGTGACCAATGACCTGACCCGAAAGATCCACGCCGGAAACCTGATCAAGGAAGTGGCCCGGATCACGGGCGGCGGCGGAGGAGGCCGCCCGGATATGGCCCAGGCCGGGGGCACGGATGCATCAAAACTCGATGAGGCCTTAAACAAGGTCTTTGATCTTGTTCATGAACAGATGACCGTAACAGGGAAGATCTGA
- a CDS encoding Holliday junction DNA helicase RuvA has translation MRILGLDLGDKTIGVAVSDELGITAQPLKTIRRKEITADLNALQDLIREYQAECLVVGLPMNMNGSLGPAARKAMNMVEKLEGFNIPVITQDERLTTVMVERMMIQGDVRRERRKKVINQVAAALILQGYLDRRAREHQDEI, from the coding sequence ATGAGGATCCTGGGCTTGGATCTTGGAGACAAGACCATCGGTGTGGCCGTGAGCGATGAACTCGGGATCACGGCCCAGCCGCTGAAGACGATCCGCCGGAAAGAGATCACGGCAGACCTGAATGCCCTGCAGGACCTCATCCGTGAGTATCAAGCGGAATGCCTGGTGGTGGGGCTCCCCATGAACATGAACGGGTCCTTGGGGCCGGCGGCCAGGAAGGCCATGAATATGGTGGAAAAGCTCGAGGGATTCAACATCCCTGTCATCACACAAGATGAACGGCTGACCACGGTGATGGTGGAGAGGATGATGATTCAAGGGGATGTCCGAAGAGAGAGGCGGAAAAAAGTGATCAACCAGGTCGCGGCAGCGCTCATCCTGCAGGGATACCTGGACAGGAGGGCCAGGGAGCATCAGGATGAGATTTAG